From Nitrososphaerales archaeon, one genomic window encodes:
- a CDS encoding thioredoxin family protein: MRHRIKIFSGGCTLCQAAVDTVELGKCKDCKAKVIDVGDRRNSRLVKKFGITAVPSIVIDERIKVVGLPNFPWFCGDGFYKMLEEKYPLKTS; this comes from the coding sequence ATGCGACATAGGATTAAGATATTCTCGGGCGGTTGCACTTTATGCCAGGCCGCAGTGGACACAGTCGAACTCGGAAAGTGCAAAGACTGCAAGGCGAAGGTAATCGATGTAGGCGACAGGAGGAATTCCCGTTTGGTGAAGAAGTTTGGCATCACGGCTGTGCCATCGATAGTCATCGACGAAAGAATCAAGGTCGTCGGGTTGCCGAATTTTCCCTGGTTCTGCGGAGATGGATTCTACAAGATGCTTGAGGAAAAATATCCGCTAAAAACATCCTAG
- the merA gene encoding mercury(II) reductase produces the protein MNNYELVILGQGSAAFAAAIKADELGVQTAMVGGSATRGATIGGTCVNVGCIPSKNLITVGNAFHEQARSSFRAIEYGRTKLDFERAIAEKDALVRKFRKEKYADVLRGLHNVEYVAERGCFVSGNEVKAGDKTLRAKKFLIATGAKAKVVPVKGTEGVDYLTNEEALSLKELPESMVVVGGRALGLEFAQMYSHFGTKVTILQRSERILPEHEPEISCALRGYLQDEGIDIQTRVSLKEVAQRGETRIVRCTVNGHEKEFRADQLLFASGRAPNTDYLDAQKAGVELDAEGFVKVNEEMQTSAAHVWAAGDVIGEPMLETVAAKEGAVAVNNAFGNGKKRIDFDEGPRAVFTTPEAASVGLTDAEANGKGIRCACGVLPLDLVPKAHIIGDTRGLIKLVADSKTKRVVGLHILAPHAADLIHEGVLAVKFKLTIVDIIDTVHVFPTLSEAIKLAAQSFYKDVGKLSCCTE, from the coding sequence ATGAACAATTACGAGCTCGTAATCCTGGGGCAGGGCTCAGCCGCGTTTGCAGCCGCGATAAAGGCAGATGAGCTCGGCGTCCAAACGGCGATGGTAGGCGGAAGTGCGACCCGGGGGGCTACGATCGGAGGTACTTGCGTCAACGTCGGCTGCATACCGAGCAAGAACTTGATTACAGTCGGAAACGCCTTCCACGAACAGGCTCGGTCCTCCTTTCGCGCCATCGAGTATGGCAGAACCAAGCTGGACTTCGAGAGAGCAATCGCGGAAAAGGATGCGCTCGTTAGAAAGTTCAGGAAGGAGAAGTACGCCGACGTCCTCAGGGGACTACATAACGTCGAATACGTGGCCGAGCGGGGGTGTTTTGTCTCTGGAAACGAGGTGAAGGCAGGTGACAAGACGCTCAGAGCGAAGAAGTTCCTGATAGCCACAGGTGCGAAGGCCAAGGTAGTCCCAGTGAAGGGCACTGAGGGAGTAGACTACCTGACTAACGAAGAGGCATTGAGCCTCAAGGAGCTCCCAGAGTCGATGGTCGTGGTGGGTGGCAGGGCTCTGGGGCTCGAATTCGCGCAGATGTACTCCCATTTCGGGACGAAGGTGACGATCCTCCAGCGGAGCGAGCGAATATTGCCCGAGCACGAGCCCGAGATCTCGTGCGCGCTTAGGGGATACCTGCAAGATGAGGGCATCGACATACAGACTAGAGTCAGCCTCAAAGAGGTGGCCCAGAGAGGAGAAACGCGAATCGTCCGCTGTACGGTCAACGGTCATGAGAAGGAATTCCGCGCCGACCAGCTGCTGTTCGCGTCCGGCAGGGCTCCGAATACCGACTATCTCGATGCGCAGAAAGCCGGCGTGGAGCTCGATGCAGAGGGCTTCGTCAAGGTGAACGAAGAGATGCAGACTTCTGCGGCTCATGTGTGGGCCGCGGGCGACGTCATCGGCGAACCGATGCTCGAGACAGTCGCGGCGAAGGAGGGTGCGGTCGCAGTGAACAATGCCTTCGGGAACGGCAAGAAAAGAATAGACTTTGACGAGGGCCCTCGTGCGGTGTTCACGACCCCCGAGGCGGCCAGCGTGGGGCTGACAGACGCCGAAGCCAACGGAAAGGGAATCAGGTGCGCCTGCGGCGTACTCCCCTTGGATTTGGTTCCGAAGGCGCACATTATCGGGGACACTAGGGGGCTGATAAAACTCGTAGCTGACAGCAAGACAAAGCGCGTGGTGGGATTGCACATCCTGGCCCCACACGCTGCCGACCTTATCCACGAAGGCGTACTGGCGGTAAAGTTCAAGCTGACAATAGTCGACATCATTGACACCGTTCATGTCTTTCCAACCCTCTCCGAAGCGATTAAACTGGCCGCCCAGTCCTTCTACAAGGATGTGGGGAAACTGAGTTGCTGCACGGAGTAG